The Candidatus Edwardsbacteria bacterium nucleotide sequence GAAAATGCAAGATTAGATAGTGCCGTATTTAATAATGCAAATTTAAGTAATGCGAATTTGAGCAATGCGGTTTTAGATAACGCAGACCTTTGTAGTACTATTTTATGGGAAGCCAATTTAACTAAAACAAATCTATCATACGCAAATCTATGGCAAGCTGACTTATGGCAAGCAAATATGGAAAAAGCAATATTAGAAAATGCCAATCTACATGGAGCAAATTTAAAAGATGTAAATTTAACCGGCGCCAACCTTTGTAATGCAAACCTTAAAGAAGCACGATTAATTGAAACAAATATTAAAGGTGCTAACCTTACTGGTTGTAAAGTATTTGGTGTTTCTGCATGGAATGTAAAGACAGATGCTAAAACAAATCAAAGCAATCTTATAATTACAAAAGAAAAAGAAAATATAATAACCATAGACAACCTTAAAGTTGCACAATTTATTTATTTAATTCTTGAAAACAAAGAAATAAGGGATGCCATCGACACAATAACATCTAAAGTTGTTCTTATTCTAGGTAGGTTTACGAAAGAGCGAAAAGTGATATTGGAATTATTACGAAAAGAATTGAGAAAATATCGATATATTCCCGTGCTGTTTGATTTTGAAAAACCCAAATCACGAAATTTTATTGAAACCGTTTCAACACTTGCACACTTGTCTAAATTTGTAATAGTTGACCTTACTGATGCAAAAATTGTTTTAGAAGAACTACCAGAAATTGTTAAAAATATTGCAATACCAATAAAGCCATTATTTTTAAATAATTCCGAAAGGGAACCCACAACTATCAGTAATTTAAGAAAAAATCATAAGTCGATATTAAATACATTCTATTATTCTACACATGAAGATATAATGAATTGCATGAATGATGAAATCATTACACCTGCTGAAAAAAAATATCTTGAGCTTAACGAAACATTATAAAAATATGTATATTGCCAAAGTTATATAAATGGCCAACTGGAACAATATATATGAAACCACCAAAAACAGCAGAAAGACTTGGGCCAGTCTAACATTTCAATGAAAGAAAATATCCTCATCCGCCCATACCAGCCCGCCGATCCCATACCGGAGATCACCGCGCTCCTGCACCGGGCCTACGCCGGCATGGCCGCGCAGGGCATGCGCTACCTGGCCTCGCACCAGGATGATAAGACCACTGAAAAACGCCTCACCATCGGCGCTTCATTTTTGGCCGTAAAGGAAAACGCCATCGTCGGCACCATCACCCTTTACGGGCCGTATCAGGAGGCCGAGGCTCCCCTCTATCGCCAGGAGGGCGTCAGCCACTTCGGCCAGTATGCAGTGGACCCCGACCTGCAGGGCTCCGGCCTGGGCAAAAGGCTGTACCAGACGGTCGAGGACCATTGCCGGAAGAATAACGTCAAAACCCTGGCCCTGGACACCGCCGGGACGGCCAAGCATCTGATAGATATTTACCAACGCTGGGGATTTAAGGTGGTCGACCATGTGCAGTGGGACTGCACCAACTACCGCAGCGTGATAATGGCCAAGGACCTGACCGCCCCCTCTTTCCCCCTCCCGTAAGGAGGGGGAAGAACGCACCCCTTCCCTCACGGGGAAGAGCCTGCACTGAGTTAAGCAACTTATTGCTGCAAACGAAAGTGGGCAGGGGTTAGGTCCGTACCCAGCCATCCAACATAGGAGCCGAAGATGAATTCCATTTTCCTGCTGGCAGCCCTCTCCCTGCTGGGCCTCTACGGCGAGCCCCACCTGACCCTGGAGTTGGCTGGCCCGGCGGCGGCCGATGCCGCCGGCAAACGGGTGCTGTTCTTCGCCTTCGTCCAGGTGCACCGCCCGGCCAAGGGCCTGGCGGCCTTTCCCGACGGCGGCCGCCCCAAGGTCCTCTACAAGAATGTCTCGCTCTACCAGATGGATATCGCTGACGGCGCCTTGAAAAGGCTTTACGACTTCGGCCCCCTGCCGCTGGCCAGATCCGCCTGGAACTGCCGGGCCTTTTATGAGGGAGATTCGGTGCGGTTTAACCTGGAGCCCGTCAGCGGCTGGCAGCAGAATCTCAAGTGGAAACGGGTGGATACGGCTTCATACCAAAAATATCATACC carries:
- a CDS encoding pentapeptide repeat-containing protein, which translates into the protein MDKRELIRKINKGAISWNAWKKRHDKKIASVEITEYSSFELDDLAIDLSDYNFKGKNLSGYDFSNAIFLDTCFVGANLSEADFSCSYLTSSDLSEAKLNYANFENARLDSAVFNNANLSNANLSNAVLDNADLCSTILWEANLTKTNLSYANLWQADLWQANMEKAILENANLHGANLKDVNLTGANLCNANLKEARLIETNIKGANLTGCKVFGVSAWNVKTDAKTNQSNLIITKEKENIITIDNLKVAQFIYLILENKEIRDAIDTITSKVVLILGRFTKERKVILELLRKELRKYRYIPVLFDFEKPKSRNFIETVSTLAHLSKFVIVDLTDAKIVLEELPEIVKNIAIPIKPLFLNNSEREPTTISNLRKNHKSILNTFYYSTHEDIMNCMNDEIITPAEKKYLELNETL
- a CDS encoding GNAT family N-acetyltransferase; its protein translation is MKENILIRPYQPADPIPEITALLHRAYAGMAAQGMRYLASHQDDKTTEKRLTIGASFLAVKENAIVGTITLYGPYQEAEAPLYRQEGVSHFGQYAVDPDLQGSGLGKRLYQTVEDHCRKNNVKTLALDTAGTAKHLIDIYQRWGFKVVDHVQWDCTNYRSVIMAKDLTAPSFPLP